The segment taaTATTAATGTGTTGGGCGGTTTTTATCCGCAGAGGAGATCACTTTATGGATTCAGCACGTCTACAGAAAATACGCCCTGGAAGACGCAGAGGAGCGGTTCCCAGAGTTTGACATTAACAAAGATGGTGTCGTAACATGGGAGGAGTATAACTCTGTCGCTCATGACCAGCTCGTTAGTTTTGATGACAACACCGTTCTGGAGGACCCAGAGCAAGAGTCTCTGAGACATGTAGGCAAACCTTTCTTATGCACATTAATCTGCACCCTCTAGTGACCCAGTCAAACTTTAACAAAGACTCATGTTTCGGCTAGCTCCACTTAAAGGAGAAGAAGCGCTTTGATTTCGCCAACGTGGATGGCACACCTGGCCTCAACATAACAGAATTTCTTGCTTTCACCCACCCATCTGAAGTGGATCATATGGCTGTGAGATGAGTTTACGTCCTACTCCTGCAAAACCCGATATGATAATGCGCTCCTCTGCCTTTTATAGGCCTGTGCTTTGTAGAAGCGTTAATtgatttactttcatttttttttctctccaggaCTTTGCCATTGAAGATGTATTGAGTGAATATGACACCAATAAGGATGGATTCATCTCTCTAAGTGAGTTTATCGGAGATGTGCGTCGTGAAGGTGAGACCACGCAGGGTTGTTTAAAACCATAAACGATTGTTGTTGATTGTCCACCTTTTCCAAGGTTTTTActgattgattttgtttgtgaattAGGCAATACTCCATCACAGTGGGAGCTTGAAGAAACGGTTAGATTTAATGAACTATATGACCAAGATGGAGATGGCAGACTGAATCGAGATGAGCAGCTGCGATGGGTTGCACCTAATAGCTACGGTTCAGCAAGAGAGGAAGTAAGCTTTAGTTCTTATATGTTGTTCTAAGTCTTTGTTGATATGATCAATACATAAGTTGAACGAAAGCACAAGTGAAGCCTCGTGATATTTGGTTCAATCTTAGTCCTAAACAACAACTAAACTAATCACACAAACAATTACACAGTTCATACGTCGTCATTGGGTAATTGCTCAGTATGGGCTGGGCGTCATTTTGTGAATTTAGTAATTTAGTAATTTACTTCAACTTtctttatcagaaaaaaatcattattcaCTTCATCTGTGTGGTTATGAGACTTCtgcaaatatatatgtatatataaaaggAGACAGTTCCTTCTCATAAAACTGCTTCAATTTATCAGCATTACTAATTATGAGCATTAACCCAAATCATTAGTAGCTTTGTAGCCTTTAATTCTTACAGATCTTTATATTTCACCTGAAGCCGTACATACAGTCCATACTTTGCCACATCTCTGACACtccaaaaagctttaaaagatgTGTTTAGTTCAGAGCGAAACGTAGTTAGCTGGAACAGGAAAGGTACTGTTTGGAGGCATTACACATAGTTTTCTCCACATTTACTGATTATTGTTCTCTAAATTTGTGACTAACAGGCTCTTCACCTCATCAAGGAAATGGACGTGGATGGAGATGGACAGATTTCATTGGCAGAAGTTTTGAGAAACCAAGAAACCTTCATGAACAGCGAAGTGACAGACTATGGCAGGCAGCTGCACGTGTCACACAATGAATTATAACCAGATGTTTAGGCCTGTTGAAGAAAAGCtaatttctaaagaaaaaaaacatgtaatgtagtttatttcttttgtgctgcttgaagattgttttttgtttaactttggaCATTGGTAATCTTATTTTATA is part of the Kryptolebias marmoratus isolate JLee-2015 linkage group LG11, ASM164957v2, whole genome shotgun sequence genome and harbors:
- the rcn2 gene encoding reticulocalbin-2; this translates as MMCNFFLVLLILQVGAGQSSHKHVPEDHYNGQQHNLDHDMAVLLGDESTDAIKKLGPAEQRKKMVEIAKKIDTNGDDFLSAEEITLWIQHVYRKYALEDAEERFPEFDINKDGVVTWEEYNSVAHDQLVSFDDNTVLEDPEQESLRHLHLKEKKRFDFANVDGTPGLNITEFLAFTHPSEVDHMADFAIEDVLSEYDTNKDGFISLSEFIGDVRREGNTPSQWELEETVRFNELYDQDGDGRLNRDEQLRWVAPNSYGSAREEALHLIKEMDVDGDGQISLAEVLRNQETFMNSEVTDYGRQLHVSHNEL